CCTCTACCCTGACGTGACGCTCACCAGCGAACTGGTGGACGCCTTGGCTGCGCACCTGGTCCTCAAACCCTGGACCCTGGACGTCATTGTCGCCTCGAACCTGCTGGGCGACATCCTCTCGGACCTGGGCAGCTCCGTCACCGGCTCCATCGGTGTGGCTCCCAGCGCGAACCTGAACCCCGAAGGCGATTTCCCGTCTCTCTTTGAGCCCGTGCATGGCTCTGCTCCGGACATCGCAGGCAAGGGACTGGCCAATCCGGTGGGCCAGATGTGGTCGGGTGCGATGATGCTGCAGCACCTAGGCCACCCGGAGGCTGCTGAACACCTGCAGCTGGCCTTCGAGTCCGCACTGCGCGAGGGCCTCGGGACCCGCGACGTAGGAGGCCCTTCGTCGACGTCGGAGTTCACTGCCGCTGTTATGGCCGCGATCGATGTCATTGATGTCGTGGGCTCAATCCTGGACGGCACGGCAGCCAAGTCTGCGGGAGCACCGGCGTCGTCATGACGGTTTCCGATGAACGCAAGAGGCCTGTTGTCGCGGCACTATACCGGGAGGCTTTACCGCCCCGGTTGGAGGAGATCGAAGCCCTGGCCGAGGTCCGACTGACCAAGGCCGATGGACTGGCTGAAGCGATGGACGGTGCCGATGTCCTGTACCAGTGGCATTCGTTTTCCCCTGCCTTGCGGGAGAACTGGGACGCGGCGTCGTCTCTGAAATGGGTCCATGTAACGGCAGCGGGCGTTAGCCAGCTCCTGTTCGACCAGCTCATCCAGAGCGATGTGGTCTACACGAACTCCCGCGGAGTGCTGAGCCGTGCAATTGCCGAATTCGCGCTGGGCTTCGTCCTGGATATTGCGAAAGACTCGCAGGGCTCGTTCAAGCTTCAACAGCAGCAGCGCTGGCAGCACAGGGTCACCCGTAAGATCCAGGGCCAACGCGCTTTGGTGGTGGGCACTGGTTCCATCGGGCGGGAAATCGCGTCCCTGTTCCGTGCCGTGGGTCTGCAGGTCAGCGGTGCCGGACGAAGCAGCCGTCCAGGGGATGAATTGTTCGACCACATCCATTCTTCCCGGGACCTGGCCGGGATCGTCGGCGACGTCGACTACCTGGTGCTGGCGGCGCCACTGACCAAGGACACCAAGGGCCTTGTGGACGCTGACGTACTTTCCGCCATGAAATCCACGGCACACCTCATCAATGTGGGCCGTGGGGAGCTGGTACGGACGGACGCGCTGATGGATGCGCTGACCTCCGGATCCATTGCCGGGGCCGCACTGGACGTGGTCCATCCCGAGCCGCTGCCCGCGGGACATCCTCTGTGGAGCATGGAGAACGTCATCATCACACCCCACATGAGCGGTGACACTGAGGACTACCTCGACGATCTGGGGCAATTGTTCGTGGACAACCTGCGACGGTTCAGCCAGGGCGAACCCCTGCAGAACATCGTGGACA
This genomic stretch from Micrococcaceae bacterium Sec5.1 harbors:
- a CDS encoding D-2-hydroxyacid dehydrogenase, which translates into the protein MTVSDERKRPVVAALYREALPPRLEEIEALAEVRLTKADGLAEAMDGADVLYQWHSFSPALRENWDAASSLKWVHVTAAGVSQLLFDQLIQSDVVYTNSRGVLSRAIAEFALGFVLDIAKDSQGSFKLQQQQRWQHRVTRKIQGQRALVVGTGSIGREIASLFRAVGLQVSGAGRSSRPGDELFDHIHSSRDLAGIVGDVDYLVLAAPLTKDTKGLVDADVLSAMKSTAHLINVGRGELVRTDALMDALTSGSIAGAALDVVHPEPLPAGHPLWSMENVIITPHMSGDTEDYLDDLGQLFVDNLRRFSQGEPLQNIVDKTLGFVPVS